One genomic segment of Deltaproteobacteria bacterium includes these proteins:
- a CDS encoding 2-oxoacid:acceptor oxidoreductase family protein, producing the protein MSINKTIFSGFGGQGVLMMGYVLATAGMQEDKHVTYLPSYGAEVRGGTANCTITVSDDPIASPVASFPNFAVLMNTPSLMRFEGKVITGGTVFLNSDMVELRPKRGDVKVVAIPVNTIAERLGNARGANMVMIGALVQKTGLVSLDSVIKSIEEIFATKGAKVHEMNTLAIKEGAAFVEEQS; encoded by the coding sequence ATGAGTATAAACAAGACCATATTTTCCGGCTTTGGAGGACAAGGGGTCCTGATGATGGGATATGTTCTGGCCACGGCCGGGATGCAAGAAGACAAGCATGTAACCTATCTCCCGTCTTACGGGGCAGAAGTCCGTGGCGGAACGGCCAACTGCACCATCACCGTAAGCGATGATCCCATTGCCTCCCCGGTTGCATCTTTTCCGAATTTTGCCGTACTGATGAACACACCCTCTCTGATGAGATTTGAAGGAAAGGTCATAACAGGTGGTACGGTCTTCTTGAACAGTGACATGGTGGAACTCAGGCCAAAGCGTGGCGACGTGAAAGTGGTAGCCATACCGGTTAACACCATTGCCGAGAGGTTAGGCAATGCCCGCGGCGCCAATATGGTGATGATCGGCGCCCTGGTCCAGAAGACCGGTCTGGTTTCTCTCGACTCAGTGATCAAGAGCATTGAAGAGATCTTCGCAACAAAAGGGGCAAAGGTCCACGAGATGAACACCCTTGCGATAAAGGAAGGCGCAGCATTTGTTGAGGAGCAATCATAA